From the Winogradskyella forsetii genome, the window TGCCCGACCGTCTGAAATACCAAAGCATATTGATTCCATGCTGTGGCGGTTGTTCCAAAAATATTTCCTGTTGTACCCGAAGCTAACTGTAGAGTATCCGTATTGTCCCAAATTTCGAAACTGACGTTAATAGGAATGGCTCCAGCGCCACAAAACCCATTTGGAGGTGTTAAATTAATCAGCCACGACGAAAATTCGTAAGTGGTGTTTTCGCAAAGGCCATTTATCGTTGTTTTATAAAACTCTCCATCTGAAAAACTAGAATTCACGATAAGCATTCTACCATTGGAATCATTTGGAGTGTGGTCGTTAATATTAAACCAATCGAAATAGTTGGAGGTACTTGAAACGGTATAAAACCCATCTTCTGGATTTTGATTATTGGCGTAATTGTATGTGGTGGTTCCGGCTGGCAAGGATGTGTTTTGCGTTCCAGTACCAAAAGTTTCTGTAAATATTGGATCTCCAGAATTTCCTTGACAGAAACCTAATTGCGCATGCATCTCTTTTGAAAGCAAAAAAATGCAAAATATTATGACTATTTTAAGATTTAAGTAGGGTTTTCTCACGTATAAATATATAGATTACTTTGTGTAATAAAATTTACTTTTCCATAAAAAGTGTTAAAAACCCCTTTTGTATAGTTTATGTATAGGCTAATTGGATATTTTAAGCGTCATAAGATAAAATCTTTAGTGATTTTTATCCTACTAATCGCTTATTATTTTTGCTTACCACAACACTTATTCAAAGATCCAACGGCCACAGTTATCACAAGTCAATCTGATGAATTATTAGGAGCATTAATTGCAGAAGATGGGCAATGGCGTTTTCCTGTCAGTGACAGTGTGCCTAAAAAATTTAAAACCTGTATTCTTCAATTTGAAGATGAATATTTCTACAAACATCCAGGCTTTAATCCGGTTTCAATCTTTAAAGCTGTAAAAGATAATTTAAGTTCTGGTGCTGTAAAACGAGGCGGAAGTACATTAACGCAACAAGTGATTCGATTGTCCAGAAAAGGGCAATCGCGAACTTATTTTGAAAAAGTGAAAGAACTGATTTTAGCGACACGTTTAGAATTCCGGTTGTCCAAAGACGAGATATTAACCTTGTATTCCAGTCATGCGCCATTTGGAGGAAATGTTGTTGGCATTGATGCGGCATCTTGGCGCTATTTCAATAGAAATGCTGCTAATTTATCTTGGGCGGAAAGCGCCACTTTAGCCGTTTTACCAAATGCACCAAGTTTAATTTATCCTGGAAAAAATCAAAAACGATTGTTGGATAAACGAAATAGGCTTCTAAAAAAGCTTTATGAAAATGGTACAATTGACGACTTAACCTATGAGTTATCCATTGCGGAAAGTTTACCACAAAAACCTTATCCATTACCTCAAATCGCACCACATTTACTTCAAAAAGTAGCGAAAAACCATAGAGGACAGCGTATTAAAACAACCATTAAAATGGCACTCCAGGAGCAAACCAATCACATTGTTAAACAACATTACAATCGCTTAAAACAAAATGAAATCTATAATCTTTCTGTTTTAGTATTAGATGTAAAAACAAGACAGGTTCTAACGTATATTGGCAATTCACCTACAGATAATGCGCATCAAAAAAGTGTAGATATTGTCGATAAACCCAGAAGCACAGGTAGTATTTTAAAACCGTTTTTATATGCCGCTATGTTAGATGCTGGTGATTTACTACCGAATACTTTGGTTGCTGATGTGCCTACACAATTTGGAAGTTACCAACCTGAAAACTATAACCAGACTTACGATGGCGCCGTATTTGCGAATGAAGCTTTATCGCGTTCATTAAATGTGCCTGCCGTAAGAATGCTTCAAGAGTTTGGGTTAGACCGCTTTTATCACTATTTAAAACAGCTTCAACTTAAAGATTTAAAATACAATGCCAATCATTATGGTTTGTCTTTGGTGCTTGGTGGCGCGGAAAGCAACCTTTGGGATTTGTGTAAAAGTTATGCCGCTATGGCTTCGACCTTAAACCATTTTAATGATAATTCTAGTAAATATTTTACGGATGAATTTTTGCAACCAACCTTCATTTACGAAAATACAGTAGACTTTGGACAGCTTAAAAATGAAAAAGAAGTTTTTGATGCGGCTTCCATCTTTCTCACGTTTGAAAGCATGAAGCAAGTGAACCGACCAGAAAGCGACGAAAGTTGGGAATATTACGATTCTTCACAAGACATCGCATGGAAAACAGGCACAAGTTTTGGATTCAGGGATGCTTGGGCCATTGGTACTACCAAAGATTATGTGGTTGGTGTTTGGGTTGGCAATGCTGATGGCGAAGGACGACCTGGTTTGGTCGGTGTGCAAACTGCTGCACCAATTCTTTTTGATGTGTTCGATTTACTACCAAAAAGCACCTGGTTTAATCCACCATATGATGAAATGCTAGAAGTGGATATTTGCAAAAAAAGTGGCTACAGAGCGTCTGCGATTTGCGATGATATGGAATTGAGATTCATTCAAGCAAGTGGAAAGAAAACCGAACCTTGTCCGTTTCATAGATTGGTGCATCTGGATTTATCAGAACAGTTTCAAGTGAATTCTTCCTGCGAACCCGTTTCAAATATTAATAACAAGGCTTGGTTTATACTTCCGCCGTTGCAAGCGTACTATTTCAAAAATAAAAATCCATTTTACAAACCATTGCCACCATATCGAAACGATTGCACAGAATCATCGGGAATTTCGATGGAATTTATATATCCTAACCAGCAAAGCACCATTTTCTTGCCTAAGGATTTTGACGGCAATACCAACGATCTCATTTTAAAAGTAGCACATTCAAAACCTGAACTAGAACTTTATTGGTACATTGATAACCAGTTTGTTGGCAGCACAAAAGACATTCATGATATGGCTGTTTTACCATCTTCAGGGGAGCACTTGATTACAGTGATGGATGAACTTGGCAATGAGCTGAAACATAAAATTACGATTTCAGAATAAAAAGATTCTCATAGGCCTTTTGGAATAGTTGTTTTATTATTTATTAACGTATACCCAACCACTGCGATTTTTAGAACCACCTTCATAAATCATGGTGTAAAAATAAGTCCCTACTGGTACTTCACCTCCATCATTAGTTTGTCCTTCCCACTCATTGCTGTAATCGTTTTTGGAATATATTAACGTTCCATATCTATTATAGATTTGTAATTGCGTAACGGCAAAATTGCTTAAATCAAAATTATCATTCTGACCAGGAGATACTCCTGGAGATATGCCTTGAGGTATAAAACAATTTTCCAATCCTGAATTTCCTGATACACTAACTGCGGTTCTAGACAATGAAGCACATCCTGTAATGTCATCAACGGCTTCAGCATAATAGGTTGTTTGATTGTTCGCAGAATAGCTTGTACTATCGGCTAGTAATAGAATGCCATCCGTTTGTGAGTCATACCAATTTACAGTTATTCCTGTTGAAACACTAACCGACAAAACAGCCGCATTTAAAGCACAATCAAAACTAACATCTCCATCGCTTACTGGCGTGTCTGGTACAAAAATACTCGTACTAACAGCTGTTCTAGAATTAGAAATACATCCCGTACTCGTATCAACTGTTTCGGCATAAAATGTACCTTCTTCTATAGCCGTATAACTAAGATTATTAGCCAACAAGAGATTACCTCCCGAGGCCGCATCGTACCAATTAACCGTTGTACCTGAGGCAGAAGTAACAGTTAAAATAGCTTGATTTAGGGTACAATTATAATCCACATCTCCATCACTAACAGGTACTAATGGAAATAACGGAATTGCAGTTACGGCAGTTCTTGTTGAAGACACACAACCTGTAATATTATTAATAGCTTCAGCATAATATATACCTGCTGTAGTTGCGGTATAGGTTAGGGCATTAGCTTGTAAAAGGATTCCTCCTGTTAAAGAATCATACCAATTCACAGTAACACCTGTTGGTACATTTACTGACAAGACCGCTTCATTAGAGTTACAGTTAAAAGGAACATCTCCATTATTTACAGGGGCATTTGGATCAGCATTCACATCAATTTGAAATTCGTCAGATAACAATAGACATTGATCATTGGTTAGATTAACCGCTACTTCAGCGACCTTTGTTCTGTAAAATTTTGAAGTAGAAGCTGAAATATTAAGTATTTGATTGGTTTCGCCAGCGATATCTGTCCAGCTATTACCATCTATACTTTCTTGCCATTGATAAAAATGAGAACTGAAAACCGCAAAATCTGGAGTAGCTGTTAACGTTGTTGAATAAGGTGTATCACTTTCACAAATTGTAACCACCGTATTATCGATGTCATCAGTGACTATAACCGTGTCTCCACAAGTTTTAAACTCAATGTCATCAATGGCTAAATCATTACCACAACCACCTTGTCCATTATTAATCATTTTAAGAATTACGGTATCTTGGTTCGCCAAAGTTTGAAATACCAATCCATATTCTCCCCATGTTGGCTCAACCGTGCCAAAAACGTCGCCTGTATTTCCGCTTGCCAATAAATTAGTATCTGTACTATCCCATATTTGGAATCTTACATTTAAGGGAATTTCTATGCCTTGATTAGAGCAAAACCCTGGAATTTTTATTAAATTAAATAACCAGGCAGAAAACTCATAAGTGGTTGTTTCGCATAATCCAGACACTGTGGTTCTATAAAACTCACCTGCCGTAACACCTGCATTTACTATAAGGAACTTTCCATCTGTATCATTAGGTGTATGATCCTCTACCGCATGCCAATCAAAAGGATTGCCAAAAGATCCGCTAGAAACGGTATAAAAACCATCGTCAGGAAACCCATTTATATATGAATAGGTTGTTGTTCCGTCTGGTAACATTGAATTTTCCGTTCCCGCTCCAAAATCTTCAGAAAAAATAGCATCCCCAGAATTTCCTGAACAAAAACCTAATTGCGCATGTACTGCCGTTGACAAGGTAGAAATACAAAATATTATAATTATTTTAAAACTTAGGCCATTGTCTTGTAAACACATAATAATAGATTAAATAGTTAGTTTAGAGATTGTTGAACGCCCTCAAATATAGACATAAGAATGAGCAATAACTGGGAAAATAGCTCAAAAACAAAGACTGTATAGTTCATGTATAGTTAACTTTACACGAGGTTTGCAGAATTAATAAATATCCTAAAAAATTTGGGCCAATACTCCTTAAATATTGAAGAGGCCTACTATCTATAAAGTATTTTCAAGAGAATGTATTATTCTTTAAAATATCTCATTTCACAAAATAATTAATATAGATATATTGATCCATAAAAGTTCTAATGTGTATTTTTACAACCACAGATAAATTTTAATTATGGAAATTGTACAGTTTATACATTCAAAATGGGCTTATTTAGTCCTCTTGGTATTAATACTTGCCACTTTTAACGCGCTTATTAAGTTTTTTGGTGATAAGGAGTTTGATGCGAAGGATTTCAGAATCTCTTTGTTTGCATTGATTACCATGCATATTCAATTGTTGATTGGTATTGTTTTGTTTTTTATGAAGGATTATTTTTCGACCATAGAACAAGTTGGTGGTATGGGAGAAGTAATGAAAAATTCAGCACTAAGAAATCTTATTATAGAGCATCCGCTAACTATGATCGTAGCCGTTGCACTAGTGACTATAGGCTATTCTAAACATAAAAAGAAATTAACCTCTAAGCCAAAATTTAAACTTTTAGCTATTTTTTATACTTTGGCTTTAATTTTGGTACTAGCCAAGATTCCTTGGAATCTTTGGTTTAATTAATAAAAAAGGCGCAAATTAAAATTTGCGCCTTTTTTATTGCTTTACAATTTTTTTAACTATGCTTTTACCATTTATAGTTTTAATTTTTAAAAGGTAAAGTCCTTTTCTAAAATCAACCAAGTTTATCATATTTTCACTTCCTTCGTAAAGAAGTTTTCCTGTTAAACTGCAAAGCAATACACTTTCAATACTATCTGAATTTAAAAGCTTAATACTAATTAAGTCGTTTGTTGGATTTGGAAAAATATTTACATACACACCTTGCTCTTCATTTAAAGAAAGCCTCGGACTGCCAGTTACCTGCATAATTAAATGAAGTTCAGGAGGCGGAAAAAGTGTTGATATAACCGTTGGAGTGTCATAACCACAACTATTAGAAAGATAATAGCCAGGTGCGGTTTCACCACTAGAATTAGTTCCAATGTTTAGTTGATTCTGATTGCCTATTATTCCTGTTATTATAGCACTCACCGCAAAAACCAAAAAATTATCCGAAATGCTAGCACTTATAGGTACATTTTTTAGTGTCCCATTGTCAATATCAGAGACTGGTACATTTAAACTAGCAATTTGTGTTAAATTTCCGCCGGGAAACGTATCAGTCTGATATATAATAACCTCAACTGTATAGTTTCCGTCATCATTTGTAACGTTGAAAATACCAAAATCAACAGAGGATACTTCAAACTCAGAATATCCAAGGGAAGCTAAATCATAAGCTCTCATGTAAACATTATCGGTTATATCTTCTGCAGCACATGTCACTGAACCTTGTTGTACTGTATTATCAAGATTTTGTGACAAGACTATTTCTTGAGAACAGACCACCTGTAAACTTAGGATGAATAAAAACAGAATTTTACTTTTCGTTGGCATTAGATGTACTACTTCATTTCAAGAAATCAAAACAATAAACAAATTTTATTTTGCTCCTTTTTATTTTTTGTTGATTCAATTAACCCTTAGTAGTATCTTCTTCAGTATCTTCTTCTACTTCTTTAATCAAGTAAACATATACTGGGAAGTGATCGCTAAAGCCATCTGTAAAACCACCATCGGCAAAACTTCTAAATGGGTAACCTTCATAGCGACCGCGTTTATTAGATAAGTAGGCCTTGTTATAAATACCGGCTTTCCAAAATCTAAATGAAGAATAATCATCCTCTAAAAGCGGTTGCGTCATCATAATTTGATCAAATAAACTCCATGCATCTCTATATGCTGTTGTACCATAACCTTTTTCAGTAAACATCTTTTCAAACGGATTGTAAATACCTTTTAATTCTACATCCTCCTTTTCCTTTTTTGCCTTCAAAACGTCTTTAACACTTTCATTTGTTGGATCATCATTCAAATCTCCCATAGTAAAGATTTTAGCATAAGGATCTATGGACTGCAACGAATCGATTAAGCGTTTATTCAATTTTGCAGCGCCAACTCTTTTAGACCTACTTCTGGCTTCCCCTCCACTTCGGGATGGCCAGTGGTTTACTAAAAGATGAATGAGATCACCATCCAATTTACCACTTACCAAAAGTTGATCTCTTGTAAAAACTCTTTTCCTCGTGATATTGTCATAAATCATCAATTCATGAGAACTTTCTGCTATAGGTTTAAACAGTGCTTTTTGATAAAGTAATGCCACATCGATACTTCTTTTATCTGGCCCATCAAAATGTATGATGCCGTAATCCTTCCCTAAAAGTAAAGGGTCATTGACTAAATCTACTAATACTTGTCTATTTTCAATTTCACATACACCTATAACGGCTGGAGAATTATTCGCATAATCGCTACCGATATTGGCAATTACCCGAGCCATGTTTTTAATTTTTTTCTTGTAAACCTCACTACGATTGGCATTCATTTCCATTATTGGACTCGCTTCATCATATTTTAAAGGATCATTAATGGTGTCGAACAGGTTCTCTAAATTGTAAAAGGCGACGGTATGTATTTTATAGCGCTTTTCCTCTTGAGCCGAAAGGTTTGAAACACTGATTAAGGCAAGTAAAATAATTAGTAATTTTAATGATTTCATTGGTAAAATTTTATAGTTTAATATTGGACAAATAAAAATCTAAGCAAACGTATAATTTCGAAATTATAGTTTTTAGTAGAGATTGCTAGTGACTCTATATTATGTTATTGTTATTTCCAAAGCAAATTGCTTGCCAAAAGTATGTATTTATTATAAATAATGTACATTTGCAAGCCCTAAATACGAATATTTAATCTACAATAACTATCAATTTTAAAATTAGGCATGAAAAAAAGTTTTTTACTCTTTCTGTTCGGAATAGCCTTTTCTTTAACAAGTTTTGCACAGCAAACTGTTATTAAAGGAAGTGTTTTGGATGGAACTACAGGAGAACCAATTCCTGATGTAACTATTACTATTGAAGAAACCGGACAGACTGTTAACACAGACGCAAGAGGAGAATTCAGTTTTACTGAAAACGTTCCACTGGGCGAACAAGTTTTGAAGGTCGAAAAAATAGAATACGATACAAAACGTTATCCAATTATTGTGAACGAAGGTCAAACAGTTGATATCAGTGGCATGACCTTAGAATACAATCAAAGTGACAAAAAAGATCTATTTGTTATTTCAATTTCTGATGATAATTTAAATAGCGAAGACGATGGTTTAACCGACAACATTTCTGGTTTACTA encodes:
- a CDS encoding T9SS type A sorting domain-containing protein, producing the protein MPTKSKILFLFILSLQVVCSQEIVLSQNLDNTVQQGSVTCAAEDITDNVYMRAYDLASLGYSEFEVSSVDFGIFNVTNDDGNYTVEVIIYQTDTFPGGNLTQIASLNVPVSDIDNGTLKNVPISASISDNFLVFAVSAIITGIIGNQNQLNIGTNSSGETAPGYYLSNSCGYDTPTVISTLFPPPELHLIMQVTGSPRLSLNEEQGVYVNIFPNPTNDLISIKLLNSDSIESVLLCSLTGKLLYEGSENMINLVDFRKGLYLLKIKTINGKSIVKKIVKQ
- a CDS encoding endonuclease/exonuclease/phosphatase family protein; the encoded protein is MKSLKLLIILLALISVSNLSAQEEKRYKIHTVAFYNLENLFDTINDPLKYDEASPIMEMNANRSEVYKKKIKNMARVIANIGSDYANNSPAVIGVCEIENRQVLVDLVNDPLLLGKDYGIIHFDGPDKRSIDVALLYQKALFKPIAESSHELMIYDNITRKRVFTRDQLLVSGKLDGDLIHLLVNHWPSRSGGEARSRSKRVGAAKLNKRLIDSLQSIDPYAKIFTMGDLNDDPTNESVKDVLKAKKEKEDVELKGIYNPFEKMFTEKGYGTTAYRDAWSLFDQIMMTQPLLEDDYSSFRFWKAGIYNKAYLSNKRGRYEGYPFRSFADGGFTDGFSDHFPVYVYLIKEVEEDTEEDTTKG
- the pbpC gene encoding penicillin-binding protein 1C, whose protein sequence is MYRLIGYFKRHKIKSLVIFILLIAYYFCLPQHLFKDPTATVITSQSDELLGALIAEDGQWRFPVSDSVPKKFKTCILQFEDEYFYKHPGFNPVSIFKAVKDNLSSGAVKRGGSTLTQQVIRLSRKGQSRTYFEKVKELILATRLEFRLSKDEILTLYSSHAPFGGNVVGIDAASWRYFNRNAANLSWAESATLAVLPNAPSLIYPGKNQKRLLDKRNRLLKKLYENGTIDDLTYELSIAESLPQKPYPLPQIAPHLLQKVAKNHRGQRIKTTIKMALQEQTNHIVKQHYNRLKQNEIYNLSVLVLDVKTRQVLTYIGNSPTDNAHQKSVDIVDKPRSTGSILKPFLYAAMLDAGDLLPNTLVADVPTQFGSYQPENYNQTYDGAVFANEALSRSLNVPAVRMLQEFGLDRFYHYLKQLQLKDLKYNANHYGLSLVLGGAESNLWDLCKSYAAMASTLNHFNDNSSKYFTDEFLQPTFIYENTVDFGQLKNEKEVFDAASIFLTFESMKQVNRPESDESWEYYDSSQDIAWKTGTSFGFRDAWAIGTTKDYVVGVWVGNADGEGRPGLVGVQTAAPILFDVFDLLPKSTWFNPPYDEMLEVDICKKSGYRASAICDDMELRFIQASGKKTEPCPFHRLVHLDLSEQFQVNSSCEPVSNINNKAWFILPPLQAYYFKNKNPFYKPLPPYRNDCTESSGISMEFIYPNQQSTIFLPKDFDGNTNDLILKVAHSKPELELYWYIDNQFVGSTKDIHDMAVLPSSGEHLITVMDELGNELKHKITISE
- a CDS encoding Ig-like domain-containing protein; its protein translation is MCLQDNGLSFKIIIIFCISTLSTAVHAQLGFCSGNSGDAIFSEDFGAGTENSMLPDGTTTYSYINGFPDDGFYTVSSGSFGNPFDWHAVEDHTPNDTDGKFLIVNAGVTAGEFYRTTVSGLCETTTYEFSAWLFNLIKIPGFCSNQGIEIPLNVRFQIWDSTDTNLLASGNTGDVFGTVEPTWGEYGLVFQTLANQDTVILKMINNGQGGCGNDLAIDDIEFKTCGDTVIVTDDIDNTVVTICESDTPYSTTLTATPDFAVFSSHFYQWQESIDGNSWTDIAGETNQILNISASTSKFYRTKVAEVAVNLTNDQCLLLSDEFQIDVNADPNAPVNNGDVPFNCNSNEAVLSVNVPTGVTVNWYDSLTGGILLQANALTYTATTAGIYYAEAINNITGCVSSTRTAVTAIPLFPLVPVSDGDVDYNCTLNQAILTVTSASGTTVNWYDAASGGNLLLANNLSYTAIEEGTFYAETVDTSTGCISNSRTAVSTSIFVPDTPVSDGDVSFDCALNAAVLSVSVSTGITVNWYDSQTDGILLLADSTSYSANNQTTYYAEAVDDITGCASLSRTAVSVSGNSGLENCFIPQGISPGVSPGQNDNFDLSNFAVTQLQIYNRYGTLIYSKNDYSNEWEGQTNDGGEVPVGTYFYTMIYEGGSKNRSGWVYVNK